The following nucleotide sequence is from Actinomycetota bacterium.
CGATCGAGGAACGACCGACGAGCTCGAGCATCTCGTGGATCTCGTCCTCGGTGTGCGGGCTGTACCTCACGAACGGTCAGTGTACGGAGCCGCAGAGCCTACGACCCGAAGCGTGAGACGTCCCGGGCGGGGCTGGAGCGAGCGTCGCGCAGGCCGTACTTCGTCACGAGCGAGAGGTAGTCGCGCTGGTAGAAGATCTTGCAGGTGATCTCCGGATACCGCTCGCGGAGGCGCCGCACCTTGCGGTTCTTCTTCGTGACGAGCTTCTGGTTCAACGTCGTGATCTCGATGTACAGGTCGAACTCAGGAAGGTAGAAGTCGGGCGTGAACCGCTGGAGCACGCGGCCGTCTTTGTCGAAGTCGATGTCGAACGAGGTCGGCTCGTAGTCCCACTCGATGCCGTAGAAGTCGAGCAGCTGCGCGAACTGGCGCTCGGAGGCGTGCGCGAAGCGGATCGTGTCGCTCTTGAGAGGCGGAACGTCGAGGCTCTCGGGCTGCGCGCTCACGACCCTCCGGCCGCGGCCCGGCGGGAGCGCTTCTTGGACGACGAGGCCACGGAATCCTCGAGATCGCTGTAGACGGCGTCGAGGGAGATCGCGAACACGCCTTGTCCGTTGCGGAGCAGGTCGACGACCGCCTCGGGCGAGTGCGCCTCGTACACCCCCGCTCCATCGGACATCAGGGTCACCCCGTGAGGCGGGCGGTCCATCGTTCGCAGGTGCTCCACGGCCTTGCGGACCCGCTGCAGCGACACGCCGGTGTCGAGCAGCTTCTTGATCACCTTCAACGTCGCCAGGTCCTGGAACGAGTAGAGCCGTTGGGTACCGGACCCGTGGGCATCCTTCACCGAAGGTGTCACCAGGCCCGTACGTGTCCAGTAGTCGAGCTGGCGGTACGTGATACCCGCGATCCGCTTGGCCTCGGGCGCGCGGAACCCCTGTTCGCTCATCACAACTCCGTAATCACGCCGATGTGTTTCGGCAGCGTATGGCGCGTATCGGGGCCTGTCAACGCCCGACGGGCACCTGGCGTGATCCCTCGGCTCAAGTTCACGACGCGGTCGCCCGATGTCTCCCTAGTCAGGAAGGACCACCGAGTCGCAGGAGTTCGAGCCATGACACGAACCGCACGCCGACTGGCGGCAGCCACCGCCGTCGCGCTGTCGCTCACGCTCGTGCCCGTCGCCGCGCACGCGCGCACGCCGAACTACTCCTGGCAGATGTACCGGGAGACGAACGCCACTCGCATCCAGCACTCGGTCGGCCGGCTCGCCCGAGCCCACCGCCTCACCGACGAGGCCACCCGCCACGCCCGGGCGATGGCCCGCCGCGGGGAGCTGTTCCACTCGTCCGGCCCGAGCCGCTACGGGGTGCGGTGCTGGACCTGGGGTGAGAACGTGGGCTGGACGAGCGGCGACGTCGACGACCTGCAGCGGGCCTTCATGAACAGCCCCGCGCACCGCAGCCACGTACTCGACCGGGACTTCGAGCGGGTCGCCGTGGGCGCCGCCACCGACGATCGCGGACGGCTCTACGTCACGGTCTTCTTCTGCACGTGAGCTGCGACGTGACGCGCTGAGGCTCGTCAGCCCGCGAAGTCCTCGGGCGTGACCGTGTCGAGGAACTCGCGGAACTTCTCGACCTCCTCGTCCTCGTCGTCGGGGATCAGTATCGACGCCTCCTCGAGCACGTCCTCGTGCACGAAGATCGGCACCGACATCCGCACGGCGAGCGCGATCGCGTCGGACGGACGGGACGAGACCTCGTAGTCCTCGCCCTGGCGGTTCATCGCGATCGTGGCGTAGAACGTCGACTCCCGCAGCTCGGTCACCTCGATGCGACGAACGTCGACCGACAGGTCGTCGAGGATCGTCCGCATCAGATCGTGCGTCATCGGGCGGGGGGTGACGACCCCTTGCAGGGACAGCGCGATCGCGGCGGCTTCCGCTGCCCCGATCCAGATCGGCAGGTATCGTTCCCCCCCGCGCTCACGCAGCAGGACGATCGGCTGGTTCGTCGGGAGCTCGACGCGCACCCCGGTGAGTTCCATCTCGATCATCGCCTTCCGAGCGTAACCGCGGGTCCGAGCACGGGCAACCGGCCACACGGCGTCACGCCCGCGGCCGGCCGGCTTCCCGGCGGCTCCGCTCAGGCAGCGGCGAACCTCGGCGTGAGGGCGGCCGGATCGTGCTTCAGCGCTTCGAGGTCGTCGACCTGCAGGATGTCGGGGAGGTTACGGTAGCGTTCCCGGAAATCGAGCCCGTAGCCGACCACGAACCGGTCCGGGCATTCGAACCCCACGTACCGAGGGACGATCGGCACGATGCGTCGGACCGACTTGTCCAGCAGGGCGCAGACCTCGAGCGACGCCGGCTCCCGCGCGCGCAGCACCCCGAGGAGGTAGCGGAGCGTGAGGCCGGTGTCGACGATGTCCTCCACCAGGATCACGTCGCGACCGGCGAGGTCGACGTCGACGTCGAGCAGGATCTGCACCCGGCCGAGGGACTCCTCGGCGTCGCCGTACCGGCTGATCGCCATGAAGTGCGGCTCGAGCGACAGCGACGTCGCACGCATCAGATCCGCGAGGAACATCGCTCCGCCTTTGAGCACGGTGATCAACACGGGCTCACGCCCCACGTAGTCCCCGGCGATCGTGCGGCCGAGCTCCTGCACCCGGCGGCGGATGTCCTCGCGCCCGAACAGGACGCTCGCGACCTCCGTCATGACGGGCGGAGACTAGCAGGCCCCACGACGCGGCCGCCGACGGTGCCCGGTCAGCCCGATCCGACCAGGCCCTCGATCGCGTCGCCCAACGCCCGTCCGACCGCGTCGGCCGACCGGACCCACCACGGGTCGTCGCCCGCGGCCGGCGGTGGCGGCACCGCGGAGACGAGGAGCGGACTGGAGCCCAGGCTGACGCCCGGGATCGTGACCTTGAACGTGCCGACCCGCTCCCCCGCCTCCGGCGGGAAGACCGCGCGTGGGGAGACCACGACCCGTTCCTGCACGCGGTCGAGCCGCGCCGTGGGCACGAGTGCCGTGACGGCCCGCTCTGCCTCGACCGGCACCGTGCCCCCCCGGATCGCGACCGTGCCGATCGCCTCACCGGCGCGCACGAACGTCTCCTCGCCGTACCCCTCGAAGCCGTGATCCAGCAGGGTCGCCGCCTCGGAGAAAGGCTCGTCGCGGTCGCCGAGCACGATCGCGACCAGCCGGCGTCCCTCGCGCTCGGCGGTGGCGATCAGGCAGTACCCGGCCCCGGTGGTGAAGCCCGTCTTCACGCCGATCGCCCCCTCGTACAGCCACAGCATCGCGTTGCGGTTCTGCACCCGACGTGGCGGACCCTGCGGCGCCGGGATCGTCCGGAACTTCGATGCCACGATCCGCGCGAACCCGTCCTGGGCGTAGGCCGCACGTGTGAGCACGAGCAGGTCGCGGGCGGTCGAACGACCGCGGTCGTCGAGGCCGTTGGGCGAGAAGAAGACCGTGTCGCGCATACCGAGCGCCCGGGCTCGCTCGTTCATCAGCTCGACGAAGCGCTGCTCGGAGCCGCTGATGTCGATCGCGAGCGCGAGCGCGGCGTCGTTCGCCGATTGCAACATCAGCGCGTCGAGGAGCTCACGGACCGTTCGTCGCTCCCCGGGGCGCAGCCCGAGCGTCGACGACGCCCCGTAGTCGTCGCCGTCGAAGACGGCCGCCGGCGAGACCGCGACCACGTCGTCGAGCTCGCGGCGCTGCAGCACGATCAGCGCGGTCATCATCTTCGTGAGGCTCGCGATCGGGCGTCGCACCTCGGGGGCCTTCGCGAACATCACCTGTCCGTCGTCGAGATCGGCGAGGATCACCGCGGCCGCGTCGAGCCTCGGCACCGCGACCGCGTCGGACGGTGTCGCCAGGGACTGCGGGAACGGTGAGGGCGACCCCCTCGGCGGCACGGGCGTCGGCGGGGGCCCCGACCGCTCCGCCGAGGCCGTGCCGAGCAGCACGAGCTGCGCGGCGAGGCCGACGACGACCGATAGCGCGACCGCGGCTCGGGCGGCCGCTCGGCGACGAGCGCGACTCACGCGCCGCGGAGGTCCTCGCGCATGTTCGTGCGCAGCAGGGCCTG
It contains:
- a CDS encoding bifunctional nuclease family protein, giving the protein MIEMELTGVRVELPTNQPIVLLRERGGERYLPIWIGAAEAAAIALSLQGVVTPRPMTHDLMRTILDDLSVDVRRIEVTELRESTFYATIAMNRQGEDYEVSSRPSDAIALAVRMSVPIFVHEDVLEEASILIPDDEDEEVEKFREFLDTVTPEDFAG
- the hpt gene encoding hypoxanthine phosphoribosyltransferase, yielding MTEVASVLFGREDIRRRVQELGRTIAGDYVGREPVLITVLKGGAMFLADLMRATSLSLEPHFMAISRYGDAEESLGRVQILLDVDVDLAGRDVILVEDIVDTGLTLRYLLGVLRAREPASLEVCALLDKSVRRIVPIVPRYVGFECPDRFVVGYGLDFRERYRNLPDILQVDDLEALKHDPAALTPRFAAA
- a CDS encoding CAP domain-containing protein; amino-acid sequence: MTRTARRLAAATAVALSLTLVPVAAHARTPNYSWQMYRETNATRIQHSVGRLARAHRLTDEATRHARAMARRGELFHSSGPSRYGVRCWTWGENVGWTSGDVDDLQRAFMNSPAHRSHVLDRDFERVAVGAATDDRGRLYVTVFFCT
- a CDS encoding D-alanyl-D-alanine carboxypeptidase family protein: MSRARRRAAARAAVALSVVVGLAAQLVLLGTASAERSGPPPTPVPPRGSPSPFPQSLATPSDAVAVPRLDAAAVILADLDDGQVMFAKAPEVRRPIASLTKMMTALIVLQRRELDDVVAVSPAAVFDGDDYGASSTLGLRPGERRTVRELLDALMLQSANDAALALAIDISGSEQRFVELMNERARALGMRDTVFFSPNGLDDRGRSTARDLLVLTRAAYAQDGFARIVASKFRTIPAPQGPPRRVQNRNAMLWLYEGAIGVKTGFTTGAGYCLIATAEREGRRLVAIVLGDRDEPFSEAATLLDHGFEGYGEETFVRAGEAIGTVAIRGGTVPVEAERAVTALVPTARLDRVQERVVVSPRAVFPPEAGERVGTFKVTIPGVSLGSSPLLVSAVPPPPAAGDDPWWVRSADAVGRALGDAIEGLVGSG